The genomic DNA atggaagttaaagctagaaaAATCCCAACCAGAATTAAAGCagtgatttttaacagtgaggagaATGAAGCATTCTGAAAGCTCTCCAAGGGTATGAGGGCTTCTTCATTACTTGAAGGTCTTAAATCAAGAGAGGAATCTTTTATAAAAGATATGTCAACCTGACCATGACTGAATATCTCCACTACACTGTCTGACCTATGCATTCTGAAGAAGCCTGTGCAATTTTGGGACCATCATGTAGATTCATACACAGACTGTGCTACAGATGTCCTAACATTTCATTAAAGCACCTAGAGCATTGCAGCAGATAGGTAGTTTTGAAAAATCAGCTCCATTGTTTTGGTTCTTGGTTGATAGTGCTTAAGGGATCTACTTGCTGTGAAGCTGACAGCACTTAGCATTAATACTAGTATTAAAGCTGGTCAGCATTTTTacatcaaaacatttttctcagatacctttttttttcccccgttcACTAAATTTTTTTTGGCCATTTTCAGCAAAAATCTACAGGATTttgctgcaaagaaaaaccttcGGCACCAAGTCTCAGCGCCAGGTTTCAGAGCCGGGCACCAGTCCAAGCCCCAGTGtgtacactgctgtttttagccccatagGTTGAGCGTTAGGTGCATAACTGTGACGTCCCCTAGGCTGCAAGCTGGACTTTTGAACCGCGGTGTCCTGTGACTGCTCCCGCCCAGGGTGTCTCTCACACATGTAAAGGCACACCTAGAGTTCCATGAATGCTCACCCGCATAGCTCTCTGTCCCAGCCTTGCGCCCCAGAAACCTGCGTTACACTGCTCATCCCACCTTGGACAGTGCACGCTCAAACCTCTCTCATTTTATCAAAGCAAATGAATCTGCACCAGCCCTTGTTAACCTGAGCAGAGATTCCCCAAACATGTCAACAAATCTGGGTTAGATAGAATCACTTAATAAACGTATTGGTTTTTTTAACCAATTCTGACCTTTTATGCCTGTATCACTTAAACTTTGTCATCAGTTAAAAGAATAAAAGATAAACATGCAATCTTATTGCTAAACCTTTGCCAAGCTAAGTAAACTTTGAAGAAAACAACTTTGCTCACCCCTTTGGCTGTTGCAGGCAGTTCCCAGTTCTGCATACACTGGCTGGATTCCCTCCCCAGCTGGTGACCAATCCATCCAgttccagagctgggagaggcgCGAGGTCACGGTCTGGATATTTAAGGGGACACCCCACTGTTCTAAAGTCCAGCTTGTACTCTGGGGGATGTCACACTACCTCCCAGCCTGAGTGAGCGTATTTTCACCAATATGATGGCTTCACAATCTAGATCCAAAATCACATCGTTAACAAACATACAAtgtaaacaacgaggagtccttgtggcaacttagagactaacaaatttatttgggcttaagcttcagtgggctaaaacccactacatcagatgcatggactgcaaaaacaaacaaacaaacagtaagcaggtataaagcaggtatacagcacatgaaaagatgggagttgccttaccaagtggggggtcagtgctaacgaggtcaattcaattagggtggatgtggcccattccagacagttgacaagaaggggtgagtatcaatagagggaaaattagtttttgtagtgacccagccactcccagtcttttttcaggcctaatttgatggtatcaaatttgcaaattaattccagttctgcagtttcttgttgaagtctgtttttgaagtttttttgttgaagaatggtgacttttaagtctgttattgagtgtccagggggtttgaagtgctctcctactgatttttgaatgttaccattcttgatgtctgatttgtgtccctttattcttttgcatagagactgtccagtttggccaatgcacatggcagaggggcattgctggcacatgatggcatatatcacattggtagatgtgcaggtgaactagCCCTTGATGGTGGGGCTGACAGTCAATAATAGACTTAAAAGTCGCCatgcttcaattaaaaaatgcTGTCTTCTCTATGGGCTAAGTATGCTTGGGGGATGCCCACTTGATCAGGGGCCCATGGGTGAGATAGGTGATGGGGTGCCTAGTTAGAGAATTCCTCCAGTCCTTAGGTATAAATGAGGACACTGAGGAACGTAGCTTTGTCGGGACTGTGGCAGAGTTTTTTGCTGTCCGTCAATGGAACTTTAGGAtacgtgtctacactgcaataaaaagatACAGGTCACGGAGTCTCAGAGTCTCGGTCAACGGACTCAGACTCACAGGCTGAAATAGCcgggtagatgttcaggcttggcctgGAGCCAGGGCACTGAAAGCCCACACGAGGGGAggttctcagagcctgggctccaaccccAACCAGAACCTCTACAACAGCGATTTTTAACCCCATGAACCTGAGtcattgacctgggctctgaaactccgTGTCAAGGGTTTTTTATTGTGGTGTTGACACAGGCTTAGGTGCCTAGCCGATTGTATGCACAGAAAGTTATGTATGtaggggatttaggcacctgtAGGGCTAGGCATCAGCTGGGCAggtgttttgtgaatgccagtgatgCCTAAAAGTTGGACGTTGGTGCCAATTTTTGCGTCACTGGCACCTAACATCATTTAAATCTAGGAGGGTTCAGCATCTAAGCACTTTTCAAAACCCCACTAGGTACCGAACTGCATTTTAGGCCCTTAGCTTTAGAAATCTGACCCTATTTATCTCCCTTAAGGTCATTGGAAAGTCCCATTCTCAATTCTTTGTGAATAACATTTGGTATTAGTCAAAACTCCCCAAAATGTATTTACATAATTACttagacaaaacaagacaatcaACTACAGAAATCATAGAATGCAGTTCCCAGTCTTGCAAACACTTGTGCATAGGAGTGCTTTGTGCACATAAATCGTTCCAGTGAACGGACTAGGAGAACcacggccacccagtcactcacATATACACGTGTTTACAGGAGTTTTCTGCTTTAGACTTTACCTGACACTCAGCCTGAGATTTTAAAGTCTGGTGATTGCTTGTTCAAATCtactttggggatgggggaggtcaAAATCTCAAACTAACAGCACTAATTATGCTATACAAGACACTTTGTGAATTCTAACCCTGTATAATATAGTGGTTGCACTTACATTACTATTAACATGTAACTAAATTGTAAGTATGCTTTGTGAAATCTGTAATTAACTACTAAATTCACACAAATCAATGAGGAACTACCAGAGATAGCTGGAAAAAAACGAATGTTTTGTCAAAATTCGAAACATGACTTTGCAATTTGAAAATGGACTGATTTTTCATGTTTTCAAATTTCCTGaagcaggttttttttaagtttcttgggttttgaaaaattgaaaactttAAAACTAAAATAGTACAATGGAGTATGAAGGGTAATTGAACACAGTTTAACCTCAATTGTGTGCTGATAAAAATCATACCTTTTCATTGCAACGAAAGaactatgttttttaaatcaacCCAACTCAAATGTGcctagagcagggatcagcaacctttggcatggggCCCaccagggaaatccgctggtgggccaggatggtttgtttacctgcagcgtccgcaggttcggccgatcgcagctcccactggccacggttcgttgctccaggccaattgggGTTGCGGGAAGCAGATCCCTTGGCtcacgctgcttcccacagcccccattggcctggaacaatGAACCGTGGCCAGGGgcagctgcgatcggccgaacctgcggacgctgcaggtaaacaaaccatcctggcccatcagcggatttccctgatgggctgcatgccaaaggttgctgacccctggcctagagtaATATGtaattcttttgtttatttatttatttattttggaaatttaaagaaaataatgttttaaaatgtatagcaCAAGATCAAGAAATAAAGGAATTATGTATAGTCTTATTTCTAATATTCCAGCATTAACAATATAGTAATATGAAGAGTACAAAATAATTGGTTTATATAATATTTAATAGAAATATATAAATCACTAAAATTTGGCTTTTCAAGTAAGCCTAAGAGAATTAGGCACCAAAGCCAAGTACCCTTCAAAGGGATTTGCATGTCTAGCTCCCTTAGGCAGTTTAGAAACCTCAACTTTTGTTCATGTTGTATTTTTAACACCTTCAGGACATGCTGAAAAATGTTACAAAACTACTGGGTAAAAGCAGTGAAAAGGAATCATTGTTAATAAACATAGTAAATGCAACTGTAAAAATACACGCATGGAGCACACTATACATTTCACGTTTTATATAACCAACTCTTTACATAATCCAATTTCTATCTACAAGTACATTATCCCAGCCTTTGACATTTTAGatccaaaatgcattttaaaaaaataatgctacTAGAAGCTCTGAATTTATTTGAGGCCAAAGTCACAAGTATTTCCCTTCAGGTATATAAAATGAAAATCCAAATCAATGGATTAAAAACACTGCTAAAATCTGCAAGATATTATCATGGTGAACACAATTCACAGATCCAAATCTTCAGAAGGTATAAATTAAAATTCCACCTTCATCTGATCCTTAGCCTCGCTCAGAACAGTAGGGAAACCTTGCTTATTGTGTTTGGGTTTAAATCTTAGTTCTTACAGCCCAGAGAATCCTAAATGTGTAgggatttctttttcctgtttatcATTTTGCTCAGGGACTCTTTGAACTCTGTGTTTCGGATGGTATAGATGAAAGGGTCTAAAACTGGAACTAGGACTGTGTTGAGTAAGGAGACCACCTTGTTTATCCTAAAGGAAGAATGAGTTGAGGGTCTCATATACATAAATATCAGTGCCCCATAAAATATATTAACCACTGTCAGATGAGCAGCACAAGTAGAAAAGGCCTTTTTTTGGTCAGTGGAGGAAGGGATCTGGATGATAGTAGATATGATAAAGATGTATGATATCAACGTGAAAAGAAATGCACTGCCCTGCAGTATGACAGTTGTTATAAAACCTGTGAACTCTATGATGGATGTGTCAGCACAAGCCAGTTTCAGAAGTGGCCCAAGGTCACAATAGAAATGGTCAACTCGATTGTCTCTGCAGAACGGCAGGATCCACACTGGCAGCGAATGGAAGAAGATGAGCACAATTCCTCCAAGCCAACCTAGAAATGCTAAACGGAAACAGACTCTGCTAGTCATGATGGTGGCATGATGCAATGGTCGGCATATAGCCAAGTAGCGGTCGAAAGACATGGACATCAGGATGACCGACTCCGTAGTGCCCAGGGAGAAATGGAGAAAAACTTGAGCCATGCAACAGGAGAAACAGATGGTTGTTCTGTCCGAGAGTAGGTTGGCCAGCATCTTTGGGACCACAAGGGTCGTGCTCCAGATCTCCAACAAGGAGAGGTTACAGAGGAAGAAATACATCGGAGTGTGAAGTTTTTGATCAGTCCACACAACTGTGATGATGAGGCTGTTCCCCACAAGAGTTGAGAGATACATGAATAAAATGACACCAAAGAACATCATCTGCATTCCATGAAGATTGGGAAATCCCAAGAGAATGAACTCACTGATCATTGTACCATTgcccatattctctctctctctttctctctttctctctaatgGGAATAAGAAATTAAGAAACATTTTAGATTTTACTACAAAGTATTAGTCTCAATTTAGTTATTTCATAATATTCTTTGCTAGTCTTTTCTGATGAATTCCTAGGGATATCCCAACTTTTCTTTTTGGTACAGTTGTAAGGATAAATAAATGTAGTCTACTAGATCCATCCAAACTTGTGATCATTTCACTCATTTTCAATGCAGATGCGCCAGACTGAGTGAGAAATGAACTTGTATCCTAATTTGTGCCTTGAAGAGGGCAGCCTTCAATTCCTATGAGAAATATTTTGGTATTTTGCTGTTCTTTGGAGAAAGAAAAATCCTCATCAGGAAAACAAATATGTAATTAGTAAACGAAGAAGGGCTTAACCCTGCTGTCACCCATATAgttagacttccaggcttggactggaccccgggctctaggaccctgtgaagtGGGAGGATCTGAGAGctagggctgcagcccaagcccggaagtcgacacagcaatgaaacagccccgcagccgaGCCCCAAGAGACCAAGTCGGTTTGGCTTGCGCCAGCCACAGGTggctagttgctgtgtagacataccccactCTTTCACATCTTGGATGAAATCTTGCAACTCTCTCACTTTTagaaaagaacccaggaaaaCTGCCCCATATATACCACCTGTTTGTCAGCACGCAAGTCTGATGGCATCTCAGGAACCTGCATGTTGGCCCTTGTATTCAAGGAAGCTATGCTTGTTCCAATGACTTCCCATACGAGTATAAGACTCAGAGGATATTACTGTCACTTGTCAAGGAGTGCCTGAGGAAAAAGAGTGCTCAGAGATGGGAGCTGTGTCTAAGCAGAGGTACTAAAGCTTTTAGAGGGCAATAAGTTTTGAACGATTTGCAAACTGCCCCTTAGCTCAGCTTGGGACCAAGGGGCAGATAAGTGATGTCAATTGTATGTGGATCAGAGCTTAGATTTCCCATGTCAGCACCAAAAAGGGTTATTCCAATCTAAAAGCGACAGAACCGGATCATTGTACAGTGGGAGTGCTGTGGAACCCCTTAATCCAGCAACCTCCATTTTGCATCACAACCTCTACACCAGACGGCCTAGTGGCATCCCAATTTTCAAGCCATTATCCCTATGCACATGGGTTTTAGAGCAACTGGAATATTAAAGTCAGCTCCTAATTTGGGGTCTGTATCTAACGAACTCTCGACCCAAATAACCTCAGTCGACTAACACTAGACTACATTAAACGTTGCAGTTTGCAAAACAATCTAACTATTTATATGCACTTTAGAGCACTGTGAAAGATTGGCCCTTAAACCTGAAGCTTTGGTCCTACGACAAATCTTACAAAAAGAGCACCTTAGCTGAAGTAGGCAGCATGCACAAGATGTATTCTCAGAATGCTGCTGAGGTCTGGACCCAAACGTAGAAAACACGGGGTTAAACAGACACAATCTGTCTGTTGGAGCCAGCCAGTTACGCTGATGCAAGGCTGTCGGAAAACTCTCGGGTAAGCAAAGATGACCTAGTCCCGATGCCCATGTGCATGAGGCTTTCTCCTGCTTGTCAGCCTACCCCCAACAACATGTTACTTTCTCTGGACACCAACAGAGATCGGTCCCGAGTGCGTTGGTATTGTTTGTGGCAGGTAAGAGCTGTAATCTGAGCCCCAGATGTGAGCCAACAGAGTTACGACAACAGTAAAGTTTTTATGTCACATggtatatttgggggggggggcattgacTCGGGAAACCCTCTCATAAATTACTGTCAAATGTGGACCTTTAACCCTACCCAGGACCCCAGCAAGACCTGACAATTTTCAGCAGAATCTGAGTAGGCAACTGGAACTCTGAGCCCTCAGGACAAAGGGTTATTTAACTGTAAGCGAATCTCAACCATAAATAAAGCAGCGCTACATTTCCCCTGTAAGAGAGTGATGGAAATATCCCCTACAGCAGACAGCTACATTCATTGCCCAACTGCCTTTGACTTTTAAAGGGTGCCCAATTCCCCTGGCTGCCTTTGACAATCTCACACAGGCTACAGAACAAAACCATTCATGAGTTATCACCAGGAAGATATGTGCCAACACATTCCAGGAACTGGGATAATAATCAGAAATTCCAAAAGCTGTCCTTTGTCTTGCAGAAGAGAATAGAAGCTGGTGAAGAATGCCACCTGATCTACGATAAAAACATTTTCTAAACTGCTCGGTTCTATCGAAGTAGAACCTTATTCCACTGAAACTCAactagggccagctctaggttttttgccgccccaggcaaaaaaaaaaaaaaaaaaccctcccagaatGCCGCTTCTGGAACTGTGCTTCGTTTGCTGGTCCATAGAGCCGGTCCTAAACTCAACTTCACTATCCTTCAAAAATGTCAAAGTTTTACAAGGTTCAGTGAGTTTAACCCTGCCAATCTATAGATCACTGAACAAATGGATGCTCACCTCTCTTTTCTACTAACCTTTAGAATTAGTATTATATTCATATCAAAGGTAAAGGTTCAGAGATTTCAACCTTTCATACTTCTGTTCTTGTCTTTTCCTTGAAGTAATCATTTCTGGGTGAGActaaactttttgtattggtttcTAGCATTGTTTCTTGACTAAAATCAAATATTGTTTGCTGGGAGTGACGGTTTTGTCTCTGCCTATGTCCCACCGGGAGTCCAATTTCTCCAACTGCCTACAGTTCCTCTTAATGAGGAGTTGCAAACTAGTGTCAAAGTTTCACTTGCTAATTAAAAATTTTATCAAACTTTTCACGTCTGAATTTTCGTTTCTCAATGAAGTCTATACAAGTTCTACTTGTGGATGTAATGCAGTTCCTCTCCAACCATGTACGTTTTTCTGTGAGTTcttaagccctgattctgcaaaggagttaggatgggattttcaaaggagcttaagGAATCGAGGCATCCAGATCTCACTGCGTTTCAGttagagttgggcacctaactcctttaggcaTGTTTGTCCCTTAGCTTTAAACAAAATTGAGTCCTTAGTCACAAGTATGGTCCTCTGGTCATGGAATACTGTGCCTTTAACTCAAGGGAGGTACCACTGCTAAAAAAACTGTTGTACAGTAAAATCCACAGATCCAGATTTTCAGATGGGATACACTGACATAATTCAACTGAGTTAGGCACTTTCAAAAGCGTGTCCAAACATTAGTTGTTCTGCTTGGATTGGTCACATTTTTTGGAGTCCACAGAATCCCAGTTGTTTAAGGATGTCTTTTTCTCCTCATGATTTTTCTCAACTCTGTGTTGCTGGGGGTACAGATGAAAGAATGTAAAAGTGGAGCTAACATTGAATTGAGCAGGAATACAACCTTCTTTATCCCTAATAAAGAATCAGTGAAAAGTAGGTCTGGAAGGACTCTGATTGGTCATCTAGGCCATGCCCAAGTGTTGAAGCAGGACTAAGTGTTTGTTGGAGCTCTGCATTGAaggcttttaagagcaggttaaacaattTCCCCAGGCAATTTGTTCAGTGCTTAACTAACCTTGtgtatgtaagcgggggaatggtcccactattgtggggaactttcctggcttctgcactaccccggtgaagtgggctagcgaaaggatctgagtccccgctcccacttcctttacccagaggctgcctgacctcaaggactccccttccactctcctgtctggcagagtcctcgtaaccccaacaaggctgggcccaggattcctggggggctcgaccccccaaccctgctgtggtcacctaggacaggggctagggtgttcccactccggggtactctctctgcactgggcacctccctgacccactgatcatttcatacaatttaaagcaaacacaagttgtttaattaacaattaattttaaagaaGAATAAGGAttaatgggaaaggttaaaggaaaacacatcacactgctctgtggctgggaacatcacaaccagtgtctctggaacgtcagggcagttcagtctgttccttgtaggtcccaggctccttctcaggccctgtctgtgctgcagagacactgtgggttggacacttgctccggtggtggccacacgctctcaggctctaggtggcaggacccttcttcccagcgttgcccccgcccggtcggggttatgatcccccctccaagtctggcctgcagggcctcttggctgaggcgtctccctgcgctgggcccactgcccagggtccccctcgctccccccagctgctccccgcacccggctccagctccagccccagccccagccccagctcccagctccagctccacttggtctcagcccggctgctgctgctgctgctcagccgccagctccctgggctgcttgtctggcccctctggctttggggctgcagctctgcccccaggacagctgggcccctgctctctccttagcttggcccccctctgtctgacccaggcaattcgaACTCACAGGGAGggcgggacccccctggcctcctgactccctgattagctgcccgccctgttaATCAAGCtaacctggagcattggcctctccccattgttcctggggcctgtcagtctcagggtcctgatttcccatcgacccctccccttttactgCTGGGAGCTAacaaccaaaacaccccactgagtgttagtaagggggcaacagtccccttacgtGTAGTTAgtacgtttttcctaatatccaacctaaatctcccttgctgcaatttatcaCCCTTCTCTCTATAACAACCCTTTATGTATCTGAAGACTCTTATATCCTatctcagtcttctccagactaaacaaacacatttttaaaagctttcctcataggtcaggttttctagacctataatcatttttgctgctctccagtggactttctccaatttgtccatatctttcccaacgtgtggtgcccagaactagataCAATTCTCCAGCTGAAACCTTATTAGTGCTGggtaaagtggaagaattactgctcatttcttgcttacaacactttggctaatacatcccagaacaatGTTCCCTTTTTTTACAAGTGTTCCATTCTTGAGTCATATTTTGTTTGTGATCCAATATAACCCCACCAAtccttttctgccgtactccttcctacgtAGtcatttccttcctaagtggagtactttgcatttgtccttattgaatggcATTCTATTTATTTCAGGCCATTTTGCCAGTTTGTCAAGATTATTTTgatttctaatcctgttctccaaagcacttgcaacccctcccacactggtataatccacaaactttatacgtatactctctatgccattatctaaatcatttatgaagatattgaatagtactggacccaggacagagccctgtgggaccccactcaatatgctcttccaggttgactgtgaactactgataactactctctgagtatggttttcccaAGCGGTTGtgcacccaccatatagtagGTTTATtgaggctatatttccctagtttgtttatgagaactatgtttatgtttatttccctagtttgtttaagaGAATATCTAAAGCCTCATTATAGTCAATATATATCATATctattgcttccccctccctcccccccggctaaaaggctattaggttggtttgggtTGAGGATCTCATGTACATAAAGATCACTGCTCTGTGAAATATATTGTCCACCATCAGATGAGTGACACAAGTAGAAAATTCTAGTTTATTGACACTTGTGGAAAGGATCTGAATGAAAGTAGATATTATAAGGATGCAAGATAtgttcagtgttgttgtagccttcTTGGTTCCAGGCTAtcagagagacatggtgggtaaggtaatatttttGGACTAACATTTATGGGACCTGAGGAAAagatctgtgtagctcgaaagtttgTTTTGcttaccagcagaagttggtaTTACTTattaaagatattacttcactcaccttgtctctctagcaaTGTAAGATGTCAATGTCAATGTGAATGAGTTGCCCTGAAGAATGACGGTTACTCTAAAATTCATGAACTCTATTCTGGAGATGTCAGGCCAGTTTTAGAATGGGTCCAACACCACAACTGAAATGATCAGTACTGTTATCCCCAGTTGCTGTAAACCAATGTAGCCCCTTTTCTGATCTACACCCACTGAAATCTGGCTCATAGGATTAAAGTAGGAAAGACTGCCTTTTCCTGATACACTTTCAGTGCTTTTGGGGACCTTCTGCATAGACCAATGCATGCACATTTTTTCCTCACTATAAAAGGGTCAAATGTATTTCTCTCAGCCCATCTAAACCCTTTATAGTTATCGGAAGAGCAGAAATGCAAAGGCTGTGGGTGAGCTTCATGTTTAAAAATCCAGCTGCTTTCCTCACTGGCAAGTCATTTAGATGGAGGATAAGGCTCAGACCTATACCACCCCCACAGCCAGGCTACGATAGCCAAAAGGACGCAGACTTTCTTGGTCATGATGGTGCTGTAGTTCAGGGATTTGCATATAGTGATATAGTGGTCAAAGGACATGGCTGAATCAGGAACTCAGTGAGGCCCGGGAAGAAGTGAAAGAATGACTGCACCAGGCACCAATAAACACAGATGGTCATTCTGGCCACCAGAACGTCTCCAACATTTTGGGTACAATGACAGTGGTGTACCAGATCTCTAGGAAGGAAAGGTTGCTCAGGAAGAAATACATCAGGATCTGGAGATGCTGGTCAGCCCTCACGATTACAATGATGAGGCCATTCCCTGCTAGAG from Malaclemys terrapin pileata isolate rMalTer1 chromosome 12, rMalTer1.hap1, whole genome shotgun sequence includes the following:
- the LOC128846201 gene encoding olfactory receptor 6X1-like; the encoded protein is MGNGTMISEFILLGFPNLHGMQMMFFGVILFMYLSTLVGNSLIITVVWTDQKLHTPMYFFLCNLSLLEIWSTTLVVPKMLANLLSDRTTICFSCCMAQVFLHFSLGTTESVILMSMSFDRYLAICRPLHHATIMTSRVCFRLAFLGWLGGIVLIFFHSLPVWILPFCRDNRVDHFYCDLGPLLKLACADTSIIEFTGFITTVILQGSAFLFTLISYIFIISTIIQIPSSTDQKKAFSTCAAHLTVVNIFYGALIFMYMRPSTHSSFRINKVVSLLNTVLVPVLDPFIYTIRNTEFKESLSKMINRKKKSLHI